One stretch of Corynebacterium auriscanis DNA includes these proteins:
- the lepA gene encoding translation elongation factor 4 codes for MAAKQKNYATETFTDPSRIRNFCIIAHIDHGKSTLADRILQMSGVVDDRDMRDQYLDNMDIERERGITIKAQNVRLPWVSRTGVHAGEELVMHLIDTPGHVDFTYEVSRALEACEGCILLVDAAQGIEAQTLANLYLAMENDLEIIPVLNKIDLPAADPDKYAAEIAHIIGCEPEDVLRVSGKTGEGVPELLDRVCELVPAPQGDSDAPARAMIFDSVYDIYRGVVTYVRMMDGRLESRQKIQMMSTGATHETLEIGVVSPEPVKTKGLGVGEVGYIITGVKDVRQSKVGDTITWAHNGADTPLKGYAEPKPMVYSGLFPVTAAQYPDLREAIEKLQLNDASLTFEPETSVALGFGFRCGFLGLLHMEITRTRLEREFDLDLISTAPSVVYRVVKEDGEELLVRNPSDWPGGKLREVYEPMVDMTIIVPEQFLGGTMELCQSKRGQMKNMDFLSQERVELRYHIPLGEIIFDFFDMLKSRTKGYASLNYEEAGDQLADLVKVDILLQGDPVDAFSAIVHRDNAQWYGNKMTVKLKELIPRQQFEVPVQAAIGSKIIARENIRALRKDVLAKCYGGDISRKRKLLEKQKEGKKRMKSIGSVSVPQEAFVAALSTDSE; via the coding sequence ATGGCCGCGAAGCAGAAAAACTATGCGACGGAGACTTTTACCGACCCCTCTCGCATTCGAAATTTCTGCATTATCGCTCACATTGACCACGGCAAATCCACCTTGGCGGATCGCATTCTGCAGATGTCGGGGGTAGTGGATGACCGTGACATGCGCGACCAATACCTCGACAACATGGATATTGAGCGCGAGCGCGGTATCACGATCAAGGCGCAGAACGTGCGACTGCCATGGGTATCTCGAACAGGTGTGCACGCTGGCGAGGAATTAGTGATGCACCTTATTGACACTCCCGGCCACGTGGACTTCACGTACGAAGTCTCCCGTGCATTGGAGGCATGTGAAGGCTGTATCTTGCTGGTTGATGCCGCGCAGGGAATTGAGGCGCAGACCTTGGCCAATCTGTACCTCGCCATGGAAAACGACCTGGAGATCATCCCAGTTCTCAACAAAATTGACCTGCCTGCGGCGGATCCGGACAAATACGCCGCAGAGATTGCTCACATTATTGGTTGTGAGCCAGAGGACGTGCTACGGGTTTCCGGTAAGACCGGCGAGGGTGTGCCGGAGCTGCTGGACCGCGTGTGTGAGCTGGTTCCTGCGCCACAGGGCGATTCCGATGCCCCAGCGCGCGCTATGATTTTCGATTCGGTCTACGACATCTACCGCGGCGTAGTGACCTACGTGCGCATGATGGATGGCCGTCTTGAAAGCCGCCAGAAAATTCAGATGATGAGCACTGGTGCGACTCACGAGACCCTCGAGATCGGCGTGGTTTCTCCGGAACCCGTTAAAACCAAGGGTCTGGGCGTGGGCGAAGTGGGTTACATCATCACCGGTGTGAAGGACGTCCGCCAATCCAAGGTGGGCGATACCATCACGTGGGCTCACAACGGTGCGGATACCCCACTGAAGGGTTACGCCGAGCCCAAGCCCATGGTGTACTCGGGCCTCTTTCCCGTCACCGCTGCACAATACCCCGACCTTCGCGAGGCTATTGAGAAACTACAGCTTAACGACGCCTCGCTGACCTTCGAGCCCGAGACGTCTGTGGCTCTCGGTTTCGGATTCCGTTGTGGCTTCTTGGGGCTGCTCCACATGGAGATCACCCGCACCCGCTTGGAGCGAGAATTCGACCTAGATCTGATTTCCACCGCCCCCAGCGTTGTGTACCGCGTGGTGAAGGAAGATGGGGAAGAACTACTCGTGCGCAACCCCTCGGATTGGCCGGGCGGCAAGTTGCGCGAAGTCTACGAACCCATGGTGGACATGACGATCATCGTTCCAGAACAGTTCCTGGGAGGAACGATGGAGCTGTGCCAGTCTAAGCGTGGCCAGATGAAAAACATGGACTTCCTTTCTCAAGAGCGCGTGGAGCTGCGCTACCACATCCCGTTGGGCGAGATCATCTTTGACTTTTTCGACATGCTGAAGTCCCGCACCAAGGGCTATGCATCCCTCAACTACGAGGAAGCCGGCGACCAACTGGCCGATCTGGTGAAAGTGGATATCTTGCTGCAAGGTGATCCGGTGGATGCCTTTAGTGCCATCGTGCACCGCGACAACGCCCAGTGGTACGGCAACAAGATGACCGTGAAGCTCAAGGAGCTCATCCCGCGGCAGCAGTTTGAGGTGCCCGTCCAGGCTGCGATCGGTTCGAAGATCATTGCCCGAGAGAATATCCGCGCGCTACGCAAGGACGTTCTTGCCAAGTGCTACGGCGGTGACATTTCGCGTAAGCGCAAGCTGCTGGAAAAGCAGAAGGAAGGTAAGAAGCGGATGAAGTCCATCGGCTCGGTTTCCGTGCCGCAAGAGGCCTTCGTGGCTGCTCTATCTACCGATTCGGAGTAG
- the holA gene encoding DNA polymerase III subunit delta — protein MNKPQPPAPVNLIVGEDEFLAERRRRGIAQQARRASGNPDLPVEMHKASELSEPELLELLSPSLFAEDRIIYISEVEDKGKEVVELVEGAIRDPAPGIVLIIWHKGKGRNKKLVQTWPKLGAVVHEAAPLKGRAILSFIDGEFRSHGVRVATDVSSALHDAVGSDLRELASAVSQLVADTDGKVTVESVHTYYVGRAEVSGFDVADLAVTGHITNSVAMARRAMQVGAKPIALATALGMGVTGIAKVAGAGRIDARRDASAFGMSPWQLEKTVRNARSWTPAAIAEAVQIVADLDGATKGSALDEEYAVEEAVRAIAELASRGKR, from the coding sequence ATGAACAAGCCCCAGCCGCCCGCGCCTGTGAACCTCATCGTCGGTGAGGACGAGTTTCTGGCAGAACGTCGGCGACGGGGGATTGCACAGCAGGCGCGCCGGGCTAGCGGAAACCCTGATTTGCCCGTAGAGATGCATAAGGCATCGGAGCTCAGCGAGCCGGAGCTGCTAGAACTGCTCAGCCCCAGTTTGTTTGCTGAAGACCGGATCATCTATATCAGCGAGGTCGAGGATAAGGGGAAGGAAGTTGTTGAGCTGGTGGAGGGCGCGATCCGCGATCCAGCTCCGGGAATCGTGCTGATCATCTGGCACAAGGGCAAAGGACGAAATAAAAAACTCGTTCAAACATGGCCGAAGCTCGGCGCGGTTGTGCATGAGGCCGCACCACTGAAAGGCCGGGCGATTCTGAGTTTCATCGATGGGGAGTTCCGCAGTCACGGGGTGCGCGTGGCAACGGATGTGTCCAGTGCGTTGCACGATGCGGTGGGGTCCGATCTTCGCGAACTCGCCAGCGCCGTGAGCCAGCTGGTGGCAGATACGGACGGCAAGGTCACCGTGGAGTCAGTGCACACGTACTACGTGGGGCGTGCGGAGGTTTCTGGATTCGATGTGGCTGACCTCGCGGTCACGGGGCACATCACGAATTCTGTTGCCATGGCCCGCCGCGCCATGCAGGTTGGAGCCAAGCCCATTGCGTTGGCTACGGCTTTAGGTATGGGGGTTACTGGCATCGCCAAGGTGGCCGGGGCCGGTCGGATCGACGCCCGCCGCGATGCCAGCGCCTTTGGGATGAGCCCATGGCAATTGGAGAAAACCGTGCGCAACGCACGCAGTTGGACTCCCGCAGCTATCGCCGAAGCGGTACAGATCGTGGCGGACCTCGATGGCGCCACCAAAGGCAGCGCGCTCGATGAAGAATATGCGGTGGAAGAGGCCGTCCGTGCGATCGCCGAGTTGGCATCGCGGGGAAAGCGATAG
- a CDS encoding type II toxin-antitoxin system PemK/MazF family toxin: protein MSERKGNPLGRVLRSIFQRSGSLDEGLQEMDSQLGLTDSRLQTIRERDETVKTPTRDLARSVIYAPDMDGQADSGEVVWVNIRTHKSGELERRAVVIVGRNRNHLMGLLISSNTDHANEDNWLRIGHGPWNYDADENWVRLDKILQFPEASIQRRGVSMPERRYERIATQLRKRFGWH, encoded by the coding sequence ATGAGTGAGCGAAAGGGCAATCCTCTAGGGCGCGTCCTGCGTTCCATTTTCCAGCGTTCGGGCAGTCTCGATGAGGGGTTGCAGGAAATGGATTCCCAGTTGGGACTCACTGATTCACGTCTGCAGACCATTCGCGAACGCGATGAAACGGTCAAAACCCCAACCCGTGATCTGGCCCGTTCCGTGATTTATGCCCCAGACATGGATGGCCAAGCTGATAGCGGCGAGGTGGTGTGGGTCAACATCCGCACCCACAAATCGGGCGAGCTGGAACGGCGCGCGGTCGTCATCGTTGGTCGTAATCGGAACCACCTCATGGGGTTGCTGATCAGCTCGAATACGGACCATGCTAACGAGGACAACTGGTTGCGGATCGGGCATGGCCCTTGGAATTACGACGCCGACGAGAACTGGGTGCGTTTGGACAAAATACTGCAATTCCCCGAGGCATCCATCCAGCGCCGGGGTGTTTCCATGCCGGAACGGCGATATGAACGCATCGCCACCCAATTGCGCAAGCGTTTTGGGTGGCATTAG
- a CDS encoding metallophosphoesterase: MSTTWFTSDLHLGHPFVANLRGYDNVGEHDQRILDNLRATLGAGDTLWVLGDCSSGWGPQEERALRLLEDTFHYIRTHLGVDFTAHLISGNHDSCHPMYTDSAAAQRDFLRVFDSVQPFQYYEFGGEPAWLCHFPRPGFDHEGMDSRHDELRLRVDRLIHGHLHSPVPITGRGQVDVGLDAWGMKPVSEDRVHTALLRSFEEFPMD; this comes from the coding sequence ATGAGCACCACTTGGTTCACGAGCGACCTTCACCTCGGTCATCCTTTCGTGGCTAACCTACGCGGATACGACAATGTCGGTGAACACGATCAGCGCATCCTCGACAACCTGCGCGCCACGTTGGGCGCGGGCGATACACTGTGGGTTCTCGGCGATTGCTCCAGTGGTTGGGGACCACAAGAAGAACGCGCACTGCGCTTGCTGGAGGATACGTTTCATTACATCAGAACCCACCTGGGTGTGGATTTCACGGCACATCTAATCTCCGGAAATCATGATTCTTGCCATCCGATGTACACCGATAGTGCCGCGGCACAACGCGACTTCTTGCGGGTTTTCGATTCCGTGCAGCCTTTCCAGTACTACGAATTTGGTGGCGAACCCGCCTGGCTGTGCCACTTCCCGCGGCCAGGTTTCGACCACGAAGGGATGGATTCCCGGCATGATGAACTGCGCTTGCGCGTGGATCGCCTTATCCATGGGCACCTGCACTCCCCAGTCCCGATAACGGGCCGAGGACAGGTGGATGTGGGCCTCGATGCGTGGGGGATGAAACCTGTGAGCGAGGACAGAGTGCACACTGCCCTCTTGAGAAGTTTTGAGGAATTTCCCATGGACTAA
- a CDS encoding ComEC/Rec2 family competence protein produces MRVTLDPNVAAARDPRSPEAIRQRRGPDARLVPVAAAVWIAVAWTMVDRSGVPAVACAVVAAHAGGVIGVSNVRYWRGRGKARSQQEFTRRKIMHALCWQLVVCTVAAGTVAGMATVRIVHADQLAWLSSHSTQHFRGEVTIAGLPRLMDRGRVQVPVEVPGVGVVPLFVERDELRGLDGGETALQGDGGTTQETESGAAPHTQGETALNGDGGTTQETESGAAPHKPQSNRVRDKPLSTLLAPGKRVNISATVRRTDKALVLPLQLSSQRDVRPVEGGEPRGLWAIAQRLRWSLWTNISWLPDEIRRLVPGMVMGDVSMQTPAVRQEFVNTGLSHLSAVSGSNIAILASSVMVLATACGLRRRTRTVLTGMSICAFMAVVGPEPSVLRATVMGLIGVIAVATARWKDIVVALCISIIVLLSVDPNLAVNYGFVLSVVATAGIAVLAPRWSAATLRWWAGLTARHFHRFPQQWEAQFIRVLMVAIAADLVTIPVIAHMTGQLPVVTIVANVLVLWAVPLVTTVGLAVSVVGAIAPAVGIGSGVTKWFAIALVPPAQWIAWIASSFANGPKITVPESWPGAILTATIACIGVWSVRHPQRMGIRCAWPVAIVALVVMGRAGLVGVDQTKKPWTQQREVVADRSRTVVVPKEAQVIATFGVKPQVEAQSNEPPPPRSEVQPRMIVVEECGEPLGRPSFTASGIPVIYPCRNGTKVRWE; encoded by the coding sequence ATGAGGGTGACGTTAGATCCGAATGTCGCTGCTGCGCGTGACCCGCGGTCCCCGGAGGCCATTCGGCAGCGGCGCGGTCCCGATGCACGGTTGGTTCCCGTGGCGGCAGCGGTGTGGATTGCCGTGGCGTGGACCATGGTCGATCGCTCGGGTGTGCCCGCTGTCGCGTGCGCGGTGGTAGCTGCACATGCCGGGGGAGTGATTGGGGTGAGCAACGTGCGCTACTGGCGTGGCCGGGGCAAGGCGCGGTCGCAACAGGAGTTCACGCGGCGAAAAATCATGCATGCACTGTGTTGGCAATTGGTGGTGTGTACCGTGGCAGCGGGCACGGTCGCGGGGATGGCTACCGTACGCATTGTGCACGCCGATCAGCTTGCGTGGTTGAGTTCACACAGCACTCAGCATTTCCGAGGAGAGGTAACCATTGCTGGATTGCCGCGACTAATGGATCGAGGCCGGGTGCAGGTTCCCGTGGAGGTTCCGGGAGTGGGAGTTGTGCCTTTATTCGTGGAGCGCGACGAGTTGCGGGGGTTGGATGGGGGCGAAACCGCGCTGCAAGGTGACGGCGGCACAACCCAGGAAACAGAGAGCGGGGCAGCACCGCACACACAGGGCGAAACCGCGCTGAACGGTGACGGCGGCACAACCCAGGAAACAGAGAGCGGGGCAGCACCGCACAAACCACAGTCTAATCGGGTCCGCGATAAACCTTTGAGTACCCTACTGGCACCGGGTAAGCGTGTGAACATCTCCGCCACGGTGCGTCGGACGGATAAAGCGCTCGTCTTGCCTTTGCAATTGTCGTCGCAGCGCGATGTGCGCCCCGTTGAAGGCGGGGAACCGCGCGGCCTGTGGGCCATTGCCCAGCGCCTTCGATGGAGCCTTTGGACGAATATCTCTTGGCTACCGGACGAAATCCGACGATTGGTTCCGGGCATGGTGATGGGGGATGTGAGTATGCAAACTCCTGCGGTGCGCCAGGAATTCGTCAACACAGGTCTTAGTCATTTGAGCGCCGTTTCGGGATCCAATATCGCCATCCTGGCCAGCAGCGTGATGGTGCTTGCGACGGCATGCGGGTTGCGCCGACGGACACGTACTGTCCTCACTGGAATGTCGATATGTGCATTCATGGCGGTCGTCGGTCCGGAGCCGAGCGTGCTACGTGCCACTGTTATGGGTTTGATCGGGGTGATCGCCGTAGCCACCGCGCGTTGGAAGGACATAGTGGTGGCACTGTGCATCAGCATCATCGTGCTGCTCAGCGTGGATCCCAACCTGGCGGTGAATTACGGATTCGTCCTGTCCGTGGTAGCCACCGCGGGCATTGCCGTGCTGGCCCCGCGGTGGTCCGCAGCAACACTGCGGTGGTGGGCTGGTCTCACGGCCCGGCACTTTCACCGTTTCCCGCAGCAATGGGAGGCGCAGTTTATCCGGGTACTGATGGTGGCGATAGCCGCGGACCTAGTCACCATCCCGGTTATTGCGCACATGACGGGACAGTTGCCGGTCGTTACCATCGTCGCCAACGTATTAGTCCTATGGGCTGTCCCCCTCGTCACGACGGTAGGGTTGGCCGTGAGTGTGGTGGGAGCGATAGCGCCCGCTGTCGGAATTGGTAGCGGGGTGACCAAGTGGTTTGCGATCGCTCTTGTTCCACCGGCCCAGTGGATAGCATGGATCGCGTCTTCGTTTGCCAACGGCCCAAAAATCACTGTTCCAGAATCGTGGCCAGGCGCTATTCTCACCGCCACCATTGCTTGTATCGGGGTATGGAGTGTGCGGCACCCTCAACGGATGGGAATACGGTGCGCGTGGCCGGTTGCGATTGTCGCCCTGGTGGTGATGGGGCGAGCGGGACTTGTGGGCGTCGACCAAACAAAAAAGCCGTGGACACAGCAGCGGGAAGTGGTAGCCGACCGGTCCCGCACGGTGGTGGTTCCTAAGGAAGCGCAGGTGATTGCCACTTTTGGGGTAAAGCCTCAGGTAGAAGCCCAGTCCAATGAGCCGCCACCGCCGCGGTCCGAAGTGCAGCCGCGGATGATCGTGGTGGAAGAATGCGGGGAGCCACTGGGACGGCCCTCATTCACAGCTAGCGGGATTCCGGTGATCTATCCCTGCCGTAATGGGACGAAAGTGAGATGGGAATGA
- a CDS encoding DUF2786 domain-containing protein → MSQRSDDLAAMKEKVHKLLALARDRQGTPEGETFENKAFELMAKYGVSAAALAAEGASAHGAGAHAGSSQIKRHKQEFNGAYSDMQFALFNGLSAALHCCTLRFKVRGSVRVEEAIMFGRPHHVDRVIMLHGLLVSHMLAGAYDASRPARVVGISVQTQRRSWMTGFVASVCERLADIERAHAVEYSTENTAGTLVLQSDEKLAMAAAAAEFPHAQSSRMGRRRLDPNSFASGAATGETMDLGQTRVSHRRALTSR, encoded by the coding sequence ATGAGTCAACGAAGTGACGACCTCGCGGCGATGAAGGAGAAAGTGCACAAGCTGCTGGCGCTGGCGCGCGATCGCCAGGGCACGCCGGAGGGGGAAACGTTTGAGAATAAGGCGTTTGAGTTGATGGCCAAGTATGGTGTGTCGGCTGCAGCGTTGGCCGCCGAGGGGGCGAGTGCGCACGGAGCGGGCGCGCATGCGGGTAGTTCGCAGATCAAGCGGCATAAGCAGGAATTCAATGGCGCGTATTCGGACATGCAGTTTGCCCTGTTCAATGGTCTGAGTGCCGCGCTGCACTGCTGCACGCTGCGCTTCAAAGTCCGTGGGTCGGTGCGTGTGGAGGAAGCCATCATGTTCGGCCGCCCGCACCATGTAGATCGGGTGATTATGCTGCACGGATTGCTGGTCTCGCACATGCTGGCCGGTGCGTATGATGCTTCGCGGCCCGCCCGCGTGGTGGGTATTTCCGTGCAGACTCAACGGCGCAGTTGGATGACGGGGTTCGTGGCCAGCGTGTGCGAGCGCTTGGCGGATATTGAGCGCGCGCATGCTGTGGAGTATTCGACGGAAAACACCGCAGGAACACTGGTGTTGCAATCCGACGAGAAACTGGCGATGGCTGCCGCTGCAGCGGAGTTCCCCCATGCCCAATCGAGCCGGATGGGCCGGCGCAGGCTTGATCCAAATAGCTTTGCTAGCGGTGCGGCCACCGGGGAAACTATGGACCTGGGGCAAACTCGGGTCAGCCATCGGCGGGCACTAACCAGCCGATAA
- the rpsT gene encoding 30S ribosomal protein S20 codes for MANIKQQKKRVLTNEIARKRNQAIRSRLRTETRKFNALVEQGDKEGAEKQLRVASRFYDKAVTKGTIHRNNAANKKSGMAARFNKMA; via the coding sequence ATGGCAAACATCAAGCAGCAGAAGAAGCGCGTTCTCACCAACGAGATCGCTCGTAAGCGCAACCAGGCTATCCGTTCCCGTCTCCGCACCGAAACGCGTAAGTTCAACGCGTTGGTAGAGCAGGGCGACAAGGAAGGCGCCGAGAAGCAGCTGCGCGTTGCTTCCCGTTTCTACGATAAGGCCGTCACCAAGGGCACCATTCACCGCAACAACGCGGCGAACAAAAAGTCCGGCATGGCTGCTCGCTTCAACAAGATGGCCTAA
- a CDS encoding FUSC family protein encodes MHTSAPRWPGATRAALALYVPGLICLALGFEQHMLLLAAGVFSVIYGEGQPYRTRWRYILISGALLIGGVMAGNAVGHVVWGHIDAGGTIWWLGLTAALTIVFGLVGTFIQNALLLPPPGVFFIIMVTGGASMSARAGLTPLDVGLWCTFGVLSGLIFGMAAFFVNPNGPEETTVDNLCAAVRDFEENPSIAGNHKAQTALAGAWSALDSAGIINGGRIIRPELSHLVERTLQARQDLMRINATSGVIPVSDELSDSPALVDPSRATIPLARPDVRTRINRSLTWNSHAMVAAQRMAFAGVISAAVGIALGFDRPDWAVVSAVIMLQWGPERIPGMVRGIQRMLGSIVGIGIFALLHHFEIGGFWMLTVLAIGQFGAEIFVVRNYAITVIFTTPIALMMGSSTTQNIGHVLASRTLEVFIAVLASVAVLWFLRPKAEARYHSFVAKNCRSAMGALLGALLVTTPRRALPERRDLQYELLTERRTVMSLAANHPLRADEVWERHQHMQRTGYMLLDYCHGRGHHEASLDDLSRLAAQVRLLLDEERPELSR; translated from the coding sequence ATGCACACATCAGCCCCGCGATGGCCGGGTGCCACTCGTGCTGCACTGGCACTGTACGTTCCCGGGCTGATCTGCTTGGCGTTGGGTTTTGAACAGCACATGCTGCTGCTGGCAGCGGGTGTGTTTTCTGTCATCTACGGCGAAGGGCAGCCCTATCGAACTCGGTGGCGCTACATCCTTATCTCCGGCGCGTTACTAATCGGGGGCGTGATGGCAGGTAATGCCGTGGGCCACGTGGTGTGGGGCCACATCGATGCGGGTGGCACGATCTGGTGGCTGGGATTGACGGCCGCGCTGACCATTGTTTTCGGCTTGGTGGGCACGTTCATCCAAAACGCGCTGCTGCTGCCGCCTCCCGGAGTGTTTTTCATCATCATGGTGACCGGCGGCGCCTCGATGAGCGCACGCGCAGGACTCACCCCCTTGGATGTGGGCCTGTGGTGTACCTTCGGCGTGTTGTCCGGTTTGATCTTCGGCATGGCCGCGTTTTTCGTGAATCCCAATGGGCCGGAGGAAACAACGGTGGATAACCTATGCGCGGCAGTACGGGATTTCGAGGAAAACCCTTCGATCGCCGGCAATCATAAGGCGCAAACAGCACTGGCCGGCGCGTGGTCGGCGCTCGACTCTGCGGGCATCATCAACGGTGGTCGCATCATCCGTCCCGAGTTATCGCACCTCGTAGAGCGCACTTTGCAAGCCCGGCAAGATTTAATGCGGATCAATGCCACGTCCGGTGTGATTCCCGTCAGCGATGAGCTGAGCGACTCCCCAGCCCTCGTTGACCCTTCCCGGGCCACCATTCCCCTGGCCCGGCCGGATGTCCGCACTCGCATCAATCGTTCGTTGACGTGGAATTCCCACGCTATGGTGGCCGCGCAGCGCATGGCTTTCGCCGGCGTTATCTCAGCCGCCGTTGGTATCGCGCTGGGATTCGACCGTCCCGACTGGGCCGTGGTCTCAGCAGTCATCATGTTGCAATGGGGACCGGAACGTATCCCTGGGATGGTACGGGGCATCCAGCGAATGCTCGGTTCCATCGTCGGCATCGGCATATTCGCGCTACTTCACCACTTTGAGATCGGCGGATTTTGGATGCTCACCGTCTTGGCGATCGGTCAATTCGGCGCGGAAATCTTTGTGGTGCGGAATTACGCCATCACCGTTATCTTCACCACCCCCATCGCCCTGATGATGGGCAGTTCCACCACCCAGAACATTGGGCATGTCCTCGCTTCTCGAACCCTGGAGGTTTTCATCGCGGTCCTGGCCAGCGTGGCAGTACTGTGGTTCCTCCGCCCCAAAGCTGAGGCTCGCTATCACAGCTTCGTAGCCAAGAACTGCCGCAGTGCCATGGGCGCTTTACTGGGCGCTCTTTTGGTGACGACGCCCCGCCGTGCCCTACCTGAGCGCCGCGACTTGCAGTACGAGCTGCTCACGGAACGGCGTACCGTAATGTCCCTGGCGGCGAATCATCCGTTGCGGGCCGATGAGGTGTGGGAACGGCACCAGCACATGCAGCGAACTGGGTATATGCTGCTGGATTACTGTCACGGGCGGGGGCACCACGAGGCCAGCCTCGACGACCTGTCCCGCCTGGCCGCCCAGGTGCGGTTATTGCTCGATGAGGAACGCCCGGAATTGTCTCGATGA
- a CDS encoding serine hydrolase, with protein MKKLNKAGGASFLVAVVCATGLQVSEVPAQAAPWQPPRFELPRVPLPAASNPMGSLQNVPIPGLPGFPQPKPKRPGVKPVVHRVITGVPGRSTIAIIHDNGATSLTPNARESRPGLSIVKMYMADYVLRYRKPSAQDRMLLERMIRLSDDGAASTINRKYPGAINAIARDYGLTSTKGAPHWGNSVTSAYDSAKFLSRLRKNHPGSSILRWMRQAAPVAADGTRQNWGTAHLPRVRGTKWGWSDSGSQNVASASFGDNYTAAAFTWGSGGTQSADVAVVKKYLR; from the coding sequence GTGAAAAAGCTCAACAAGGCTGGGGGAGCATCATTTTTAGTCGCCGTGGTTTGTGCTACGGGTCTTCAGGTTTCCGAGGTGCCAGCACAGGCGGCGCCGTGGCAACCACCGCGCTTCGAGCTGCCACGCGTCCCGCTGCCTGCTGCATCGAACCCAATGGGATCGCTGCAGAATGTGCCGATTCCCGGATTGCCGGGGTTCCCGCAACCCAAGCCCAAGCGTCCCGGGGTCAAACCTGTAGTGCACCGAGTGATCACCGGGGTTCCTGGGCGAAGCACCATCGCCATCATTCATGACAATGGGGCAACGTCGCTGACTCCAAACGCCAGGGAATCTCGTCCAGGTTTGTCCATCGTGAAGATGTATATGGCCGATTACGTTTTGCGCTACCGAAAGCCATCCGCCCAAGACAGGATGCTCTTGGAACGGATGATTCGCCTATCCGATGATGGCGCGGCGTCGACAATTAATCGGAAGTATCCCGGTGCCATTAACGCAATCGCCCGCGATTATGGCCTGACCAGTACAAAGGGAGCACCCCACTGGGGAAACTCCGTAACAAGTGCTTACGATTCCGCCAAGTTCCTTTCTCGCCTGCGCAAGAACCACCCGGGTTCGAGCATCCTGCGCTGGATGCGCCAAGCCGCGCCAGTGGCCGCGGATGGCACGCGCCAGAACTGGGGTACTGCTCACTTGCCACGCGTGCGGGGAACCAAGTGGGGTTGGTCTGATTCCGGCAGCCAGAATGTTGCTAGTGCTTCCTTTGGCGACAACTACACAGCTGCTGCCTTTACTTGGGGATCGGGTGGAACGCAGTCGGCGGATGTAGCGGTAGTCAAGAAGTACCTGCGGTAG